One Candidatus Fermentibacter sp. genomic window carries:
- a CDS encoding M20/M25/M40 family metallo-hydrolase, with translation MAVDDIDLGFLGALCEADGVSGREDAVNAILHARLADSADSVRVDAVKNIHFVRKGDGSGPKVMLAAHTDEIGFLVFNIDDDGFISLAPLGGWTAENMIGHAVRIHTRKGGVLPGVVQRRAAWLPEHQNRALRLDELYIDTGMKKDDVVREISRGDWVSMSTPFTRIGNCLLGKAFDDRVGVFVMAEAFRRFRNERIEVHAVGTSQEEVGLRGSTVAAQDVRPDIAIAIDVTGAGDIPEAPPRLRIARLGDGVAVKYMDGSVISSPELVEFTRGLAEEAGIDHQMEILLAGGTDTSSMQKWGAGPHAICLSVPNRYGHGPGSVIHSHDAETAIELLTLMLDRLDGFEPPGS, from the coding sequence ATGGCCGTCGATGACATCGATCTCGGTTTCCTGGGAGCCCTCTGCGAGGCCGACGGGGTTTCGGGCAGGGAGGATGCGGTCAACGCCATCCTCCACGCACGCCTCGCGGATTCGGCCGACTCGGTGAGGGTGGATGCCGTCAAGAACATCCACTTCGTCAGGAAGGGCGACGGGAGCGGCCCGAAGGTGATGCTCGCCGCCCACACCGACGAGATAGGTTTCCTCGTGTTCAACATCGACGACGACGGCTTCATCTCCCTCGCCCCCCTGGGCGGCTGGACCGCGGAGAACATGATCGGCCACGCCGTCAGGATCCACACGCGGAAGGGCGGCGTCCTCCCGGGGGTGGTGCAGAGGAGGGCGGCGTGGCTGCCCGAGCACCAGAACAGGGCCCTGAGGCTCGACGAGCTCTACATCGACACGGGCATGAAGAAGGACGATGTCGTCCGAGAGATTTCGCGGGGTGACTGGGTCTCCATGTCCACGCCGTTCACGCGGATCGGGAACTGCCTGCTCGGAAAGGCCTTCGACGACAGGGTGGGCGTGTTCGTGATGGCAGAGGCCTTCAGGCGCTTCCGCAACGAGCGCATCGAGGTACACGCAGTGGGCACCTCCCAGGAGGAGGTGGGGCTCCGCGGCTCCACGGTGGCCGCCCAGGACGTCCGCCCCGACATCGCCATCGCCATAGACGTCACCGGCGCGGGCGACATCCCCGAGGCCCCGCCCCGGCTGCGCATCGCCCGGCTGGGGGACGGAGTCGCCGTGAAGTACATGGACGGCTCGGTGATCAGCTCGCCCGAACTCGTCGAGTTCACCCGCGGGCTGGCGGAGGAGGCGGGGATAGACCATCAGATGGAGATCCTCCTCGCAGGGGGGACCGACACCTCCTCCATGCAGAAGTGGGGGGCCGGGCCCCATGCGATCTGCCTCTCGGTCCCGAACAGGTACGGGCACGGCCCTGGATCGGTCATCCATTCGCACGACGCAGAGACCGCGATCGAGCTCCTGACGCTCATGCTCGACAGGCTGGACGGATTCGAACCGCCCGGGTCTTGA
- a CDS encoding class I SAM-dependent methyltransferase, whose protein sequence is MRNADLWKPSKFVSCRGRLGASRNPREVSPGSRLFTGMIAACYERCLPTFARGRTVDLGCGKAPLAGLCRPLVSDYICVDWAGTIHGRDYLDLECDLSRKLPFRDGSFDTVILSDVMEHIPEPGLLWSELYRILSPGGTIVMNTPFLYRLHEEPHDYFRYTEYALKRFASMSGFEILRFESIGGSPEVLADLLAKNLVCVRAVGPLIAGLLQSAVSLLGRMRFVRHISESTERAFPLGYFMVAGRP, encoded by the coding sequence ATGAGGAACGCGGATCTCTGGAAACCTTCCAAGTTCGTTTCATGCCGGGGCCGGCTGGGGGCATCGCGCAACCCGCGCGAGGTGAGCCCGGGCTCGAGGCTCTTCACCGGCATGATCGCAGCCTGCTACGAGAGGTGCCTGCCCACGTTCGCGCGGGGGAGGACGGTCGACCTGGGCTGCGGGAAGGCCCCGCTGGCCGGCCTGTGCAGACCCCTTGTCTCCGACTACATATGCGTCGACTGGGCCGGGACCATCCACGGAAGGGACTACCTCGACCTCGAGTGCGACCTGTCCAGGAAGCTCCCGTTCCGAGACGGATCCTTCGACACCGTCATCCTCTCGGACGTCATGGAGCACATCCCGGAGCCCGGCCTCCTCTGGTCGGAGCTCTACCGCATCCTGTCGCCCGGAGGGACCATCGTCATGAACACGCCCTTCCTCTACCGGCTCCATGAGGAGCCCCACGACTACTTCCGGTATACGGAGTACGCCCTGAAGCGCTTCGCTTCCATGTCCGGCTTCGAGATCCTGCGGTTCGAATCCATCGGCGGATCGCCCGAAGTGCTTGCGGACCTCCTGGCCAAGAACCTGGTGTGTGTCCGTGCGGTGGGCCCGTTGATCGCAGGGCTGCTCCAGTCGGCCGTCTCGCTCCTCGGGCGGATGCGGTTCGTGAGGCACATCTCCGAGAGTACGGAAAGGGCCTTCCCGCTCGGCTACTTCATGGTGGCGGGAAGGCCCTGA